The window gattgtttccgatagaccctcgacaataacactctttttttcttacaacGAAGTTACAACAACGTACGCAGTTTAATCCCACGAGTGGATTTTGGGGAGTGTAGGATGTAGGTGAACCTTATCCCGACCATTgtgaggtagagagactgtttccgataggcCTATGGCACAAAGATTCGATTTTTACAAGAAGATACCCAGTGTAAGATATATGCAGACCTTACTCCTACGTTTGTGAGGTGGAGAGGTTGTTTCTGGTAGATGCTCAACGCAAAGATTCTTTTTGACAACATAAGCAtaccagtgtaatcccacaagtgggttTTGGGGTGGATGTACGTAGATCTTACCCTACCTTTGTGCGGGGGAGAAGTTGTTTCCGAAAACTCTCGGCACAAAGATTCtctttttacaacaaaaatattACATACtagtataatcccacaagtggagtATGGGGAAGGTAAGatgtagagaggctgtttccgaagGACCCTTGGCTCAAGAGAAGCAAATCAAAGTTGTTATGAATAGGAAAAACGATAGTGAAGAAAGCATAGCAACTAATACGGAGAGCAGTGATCGTGTTATCATACAAGATAGCGGAGATAAAAGCTAAGTTATTGTGCGTGGAACCTTCTAGAAAAGCCCACGCCACCTGCCTGTTGGCCGGGCAAATCAAAGTTATCTTCCGGTCAACTGTCCACCCTCTCAAGTGCAAAAAAACACAGCAGAATCACTCAACACACGCTGCTCAGAGCATCCAGAAAGGGAAGAATAAAAACAACAGAATAGTGCTATAACCGAAACACAATAACTATAGATGTCTTGTTTTTGTTAAATTAGATACCTTGTTTTATAAAAAATCGTTGGTACAATGTTTTCATGCTATTAGTCTCTGGTAACTCGAGGCTGCCAATGTCCAAATCTCCGTAGCTCACACTGTCAATGACCTGTAAGTTTTCGTGGAAAGTTACAAACGTTACCTTATAATGTTTCAGATGAAGCTAATATGACTCCCTATTTATGCTTTACGAATTTCAATcgttcaattaatttttggctGTAACAAAGtgttttttttcactttccttaATCGTTACTTCCTTCGATATGTTGATAACTTGGTGTTGATCGTTCGATCTATGGCAGGGGCAGGATCCGTCATCTTGTTTCAGCGTATCTAAAAGTGAAACCACATTGTATTTTAGTGATATATACTCTGCAGAGTTCGTTGATTGGGGGTTGGTACGCGAAGCTGCCTTCTTGGGCCAATCATTTGAggttataataattatttaacaatAGTTAACGGTCTAAATATGTCTACTTTGATCAAGAGGTAACAATATGTATATGTGGATACAGATGTACCGCTTTACAGTACGTGGAGTCCAGAAATCAAAGACGCAACCTTCTGTTTTGGTTCCATCTTCTTACACTTTTGGACATAAGGATTCACAAACATGTCAGATGTGGGTTAATCGGATTAACGATCTTCTAAAGATGGACGCTGAGCGGCCAAAAAACCTTCTGGTACGTTTAGTAAGTTTCAGTTACCAGTTAACATGTCTATTAGTTGCTAAAGCTTTGGTAGTGCCGGTACTCTCTAAATGATGACAGAAATTAAATTCAGATTGAAGTTTAAGTTTCGTCGGACTTTTTCCTCTGTGATTAGTAGGTTCTTGTTAACCCAAAGAGTGGGAAAGGACTTGGATGTAAAGTTTGGGAAACAGTGGCTCTGACATTTTCTCAAGCGAAAGTGAAAACTAAGGTGAGCTTTTCTGGTAGCTCCTGTTTCACTATTCTAGACAGTCTATGAAAACGATGATCTGCTGCTTGTCCCTAATTTATTTCGTTCTTGTTTCAGTTTTCAATCCTCGACCAATTAAAGGTCTCAGGAAAAAGTGAAATGTGTATAAAGTTTGCTACTCTACGAGCATTAACCAATcaagattaataatttttgtttttattttttcccaaaaatacTATTTGGACCGTTATTAACGTTTGCGTTCTTCCTAACAGTAAAAAAACTAGCGCAGTAGAGGATATAAAAAAGCCTGAATTATTTTAGGTTCTATcttcatttaaattttatttaaaattactgCTTAAAATGACGCCTCGTTTCTGCAGGTTTACGTATCTCAAACATGCTTCACGTGCTGCAACTTAGCAAAATTCCTTTCCTTAGGAGAAGCATAATATTGCTATGTACTGAAAACCTGAAACTCGTTCaaactttcttctttttatctgcAAAATAGTCAGTCAGGTCAACTAAAACTCGTTGTTTCAATGCCCCCCGGATTTATTTCGAGTGGCAAAAGTTGAGGGATTTGTAGCTTAGTCTTAGGTTCGTTCCTTATGCCATGCAAACTATGCGTGGTATTTAAGCAGAGAAGGCTAGAGGGGTAGACTGTTATCCTCGAGTTTTAAAGGCTGCAGTTGGTCCTAAGAGTTGTCCCTAGATGGATTTCGCGGTCATCAAAACAGAAAAGAATCGTTGTTTCATTATGTTAGTTTGAGGACGATTGTTCTTCGACTTCGATATATTGTGGCTGTGATATGTCAGTAAATAGTCAACATGTGAGGACCTTTTTCTCAAAGCCTTTTTGTGGTTTCCTAAAGGAAAGCTATGAATTCTATCAAGCTTTATCTTGCTTCTTGAGTTTTATACGAGCTTGGAATGACCAAATTTTGTAGATTTTTTCACGGGTAGTGTGTATTGATGGGACAAATTGTCCACGGAGACGCAAACAGTTTCGTGGGAGTTACTCTTCAATCTTGTAGTAATAGGATTTAATCTCCTAACTTTTCTACCTGATATCTGCAAACTAAACTTGGATAATTCTGCTTTGAAAGTGGATATGTTTATTGTTTATATATTCCAGTTTGTACTCTTTTTAAGTTCACTTTATTCTTTTCGTCAGGTTACTGTGACCGAAAGGGCAGGACAAGCTCTTGATATAATGTCTTCCATTACAAGTAGAGAGCTCCGTTCATACGATGGCGTGGTAGCAGTTGTAAGTACTAAGTAGTGAGAGATAGATATGCTTTTCTTTTGAAGCTTGTCTTTTCGATCGTGAAGTACTCTTATTTGGTGCCGAACATTTATAAATACCAGTAAAAAGATCCTTGAGGATTTGTAGCTTTTGACTCTAATTTACTATATGGGATGCGTAACGACGACAAGGTTCTATGGTATTATGCACTTTATCTACCCAATAACTCGATGCATTGCAAGGTTCCTATTGTGTTTCAAAATTCATGTTCAGGAGAGTCCACGAAAATGCAATCGTACTGTTATCCCATTTCAGCCATTTCATTTTGATGCATTTGTTCTAAAGTATCTTTActttaaacttttcttttttgatgCATTCATTCTTTGTTTTACCAATTTGATGGAGTTGCAAGGGATTTCACAGCGTTTGttagttctttcttttctttacgcGGTGATTGGAAATCTTGTGTCGTTCCCTTCAAACAATAAAGGGGAAGGGGCAAAGTTGCTTGGGCTTCTTAGATCATTTACTATCTGACGTCATTTCAGGGCGGTGATGGATTTTTCAATGAAATACTGAACGGTCTTCTCTTGTCGAGGCACAAATGTTCATATCCACCGAGCCCTACTGAACTTAACCATCCCGTTGAGAATAATGGCAGCGGGCTTGTTCTTGAGACCAATGTGGATATCAGGGACCCATCTGATAGCGGTGAGGATGATTCTCCTCTTCTGAAGCAATCAACAAATCTCAGTATGTAAACACGTAAATTCTCTCCTCCTCTTCTTTGCATGATCAATATTCGTGAAGTGTGCTTATGAACAGTGTATCCGGAATTACAGGAACCGGAGAAGATTCCTGCCAAACAGGTTAGTTAATTGTATAATCACGATCAATAATCTTAAGAATTTGTATCTTATGCGTTGCAAGCCTAAAATAGATCTATAACGACGCCGATCCTCTAAAAGTTCTACACGTTTAGATCAATTGGTTCACGCATTCGATATGATACTACCGTAATAGCTTCGGTAGGGTTCTAAGTTCCAGTGTATCACCACGCACAACAAAATATTTCCACGTGCTTGACCCAAGTAAAAGAATCAGGCCTGCGAGTGAGGGggaatgttgctatataaatgaAAACATGTCGTATCTGATATTTAAACATTTTGTTAAGCGTCCGTTGGCACGTTGATTTGTTGCATGATTTTGTTCTTTGAGGTTGGAGGTTCAAACCTCAATTAAGCATATTTTACGTAGAAAAAAAAAGTTCTAGCATTTTGACAAGGCGATAAACTCAATTCAGCAATATTATAAAGCATTGTTTGGATGAATATAACCAGAATGATAGGAAGGTAAGGAGACAGATATTATTGACGACATTGTATTTGAACACATAATCAGTTTTTCCGTTCTTTCCGTTCTTCTTCTTCCCCTTTGAAACTCTGTGTTATGCAACGTCTTTGATTTACCCTTTTTCCATCTCAGCAGCGGAAGATCTTAAGTTTTCTTTCCCAAATGAAAAATTCCGATTTGGACTCATTCCGGCAGGATCAACAGATGCCATTGTAATTTGGTAAGGTCCTATATTGATCCTTGTCAGTATAGCTGAATGGTTAACTTCGTCCGTACTCTGTCGATGATCTCGTTGCATTCATTTTTATGAATGGTGTCTTTCGTATCTAATCTGGGTGTTGGACGTTCAGAATTTATATGATACATACGAGACGACGAGTGGTTTTCCTTGTTATAACTGTCGAAGTGTGGTATATTTTACTAGCTATGAATATTGTAGACCTCGTTGGTATTTACGATAACTTATTATGCATGTGGATTTCAAAATTCTATGTTATTCTTAGCACTTTGCAATTTTTTATACGTTGCtagctcaacaacaacaacaaactctgTGTAATCCCATAAGTAGGGTCAATGGAGGGTAGTGTGTACGCAGATCTTACGCCTATTTTGAGAAGGTAGAGATGCTGTTActgatagaccctcagctcaaaacAAATGAAAAAGACACAATGGCAACTAGCaggaacaagaagaagaaaatacaataatttaGGCTAAAGAATCAACCaatagaaatagaaatctaaGAATACGAAAATACAAGACTAATACTAATACTCCCGGATTGGGATATATGTTACTAGCTGCATTATTTTgttgaaagctaattgaattgaatttttgcAGTACGACAGGGGCTAGGGATGCGATGACTTCTGCATTGCAGATCGTCCTTGGTAAATCGGTGTGCCTTGATATAGCTCAAGTTGTAAGATGGAAAAAGACGTCTATATCTAAGGATGAACCCTCTGTACGTTATGCCGCTTCTTTTGCTGGGTAATTTTCATCTATTATTGGTTAACTCCTATGCTGTTTCAAACC of the Capsicum annuum cultivar UCD-10X-F1 chromosome 11, UCD10Xv1.1, whole genome shotgun sequence genome contains:
- the LOC107848076 gene encoding ceramide kinase isoform X5 (The sequence of the model RefSeq protein was modified relative to this genomic sequence to represent the inferred CDS: added 649 bases not found in genome assembly), whose protein sequence is MMERRSPNKNGNFLENNIQENVPFNCEDSIFSSNMFLDGDGEVIVTQNCAKLSWKSVESVLNGQDPSSCFSVSKSETTLYFSDIYSAEFVDWGLVREAAFLGQSFEMYRFTVRGVQKSKTQPSVLVPSSYTFGHKDSQTCQMWVNRINDLLKMDAERPKNLLVLVNPKSGKGLGCKVWETVALTFSQAKVKTKVTVTERAGQALDIMSSITSRELRSYDGVVAVGGDGFFNEILNGLLLSRHKCSYPPSPTELNHPVENNGSGLVLETNVDIRDPSDSGTGEDSCQTAAEDLKFSFPNEKFRFGLIPAGSTDAIVICTTGARDAMTSALQIVLGKSVCLDIAQVVRWKKTSISKDEPSVRYAASFAGYGFYGDVITESEKYRWMGPKRYDYAGTKVFLSHRSYEAEVAYVEVESEKKNTGLEKASGGWTKGLWSLLKKSERVACRANCNICKTKAGHTSAKCPSLQPYSKDSRWLKSKGNFLSVGAAVISCRNEKAPDGLVADAHLSDGFLHLILIKDCPHACYLCHLLQLAKKDGNPLDFEFVEHHKTPAFTFTSFGKESVWNVDGELFQAHQLSAQVFRGLINLFASGPEA
- the LOC107848076 gene encoding ceramide kinase isoform X6 (The sequence of the model RefSeq protein was modified relative to this genomic sequence to represent the inferred CDS: added 649 bases not found in genome assembly); the protein is MMERRSPNKNGNFLENNIQENVPFNCEDSIFSSNMFLDGDGEVIVTQNCAKLSWKSVESVLNGQDPSSCFSVSKSETTLYFSDIYSAEFVDWGLVREAAFLGQSFEMYRFTVRGVQKSKTQPSVLVPSSYTFGHKDSQTCQMWVNRINDLLKMDAERPKNLLVLVNPKSGKGLGCKVWETVALTFSQAKVKTKVTVTERAGQALDIMSSITSRELRSYDGVVAVGGDGFFNEILNGLLLSRHKCSYPPSPTELNHPVENNGSGLVLETNVDIRDPSDSGTGEDSCQTAEDLKFSFPNEKFRFGLIPAGSTDAIVICTTGARDAMTSALQIVLGKSVCLDIAQVVRWKKTSISKDEPSVRYAASFAGYGFYGDVITESEKYRWMGPKRYDYAGTKVFLSHRSYEAEVAYVEVESEKKNTGLEKASGGWTKGLWSLLKKSERVACRANCNICKTKAGHTSAKCPSLQPYSKDSRWLKSKGNFLSVGAAVISCRNEKAPDGLVADAHLSDGFLHLILIKDCPHACYLCHLLQLAKKDGNPLDFEFVEHHKTPAFTFTSFGKESVWNVDGELFQAHQLSAQVFRGLINLFASGPEA
- the LOC107848076 gene encoding ceramide kinase isoform X1 (The sequence of the model RefSeq protein was modified relative to this genomic sequence to represent the inferred CDS: added 649 bases not found in genome assembly) is translated as MMERRSPNKNGNFLENNIQENVPFNCEDSIFSSNMFLDGDGEVIVTQNCAKLSWKSVESVLNGQDPSSCFSVSKSETTLYFSDIYSAEFVDWGLVREAAFLGQSFEMYRFTVRGVQKSKTQPSVLVPSSYTFGHKDSQTCQMWVNRINDLLKMDAERPKNLLVLVNPKSGKGLGCKVWETVALTFSQAKVKTKVTVTERAGQALDIMSSITSRELRSYDGVVAVGGDGFFNEILNGLLLSRHKCSYPPSPTELNHPVENNGSGLVLETNVDIRDPSDSGEDDSPLLKQSTNLRTGEDSCQTAAEDLKFSFPNEKFRFGLIPAGSTDAIVICTTGARDAMTSALQIVLGKSVCLDIAQVVRWKKTSISKDEPSVRYAASFAGYGFYGDVITESEKYRWMGPKRYDYAGTKVFLSHRSYEAEVAYVEVESEKKNTGLEKASGGWTKGLWSLLKKSERVACRANCNICKTKAGHTSAKCPSLQPYSKDSRWLKSKGNFLSVGAAVISCRNEKAPDGLVADAHLSDGFLHLILIKDCPHACYLCHLLQLAKKDGNPLDFEFVEHHKTPAFTFTSFGKESVWNVDGELFQAHQLSAQVFRGLINLFASGPEA
- the LOC107848076 gene encoding ceramide kinase isoform X2 (The sequence of the model RefSeq protein was modified relative to this genomic sequence to represent the inferred CDS: added 649 bases not found in genome assembly) — its product is MMERRSPNKNGNFLENNIQENVPFNCEDSIFSSNMFLDGDGEVIVTQNCAKLSWKSVESVLNGQDPSSCFSVSKSETTLYFSDIYSAEFVDWGLVREAAFLGQSFEMYRFTVRGVQKSKTQPSVLVPSSYTFGHKDSQTCQMWVNRINDLLKMDAERPKNLLVLVNPKSGKGLGCKVWETVALTFSQAKVKTKVTVTERAGQALDIMSSITSRELRSYDGVVAVGGDGFFNEILNGLLLSRHKCSYPPSPTELNHPVENNGSGLVLETNVDIRDPSDSGEDDSPLLKQSTNLRTGEDSCQTAEDLKFSFPNEKFRFGLIPAGSTDAIVICTTGARDAMTSALQIVLGKSVCLDIAQVVRWKKTSISKDEPSVRYAASFAGYGFYGDVITESEKYRWMGPKRYDYAGTKVFLSHRSYEAEVAYVEVESEKKNTGLEKASGGWTKGLWSLLKKSERVACRANCNICKTKAGHTSAKCPSLQPYSKDSRWLKSKGNFLSVGAAVISCRNEKAPDGLVADAHLSDGFLHLILIKDCPHACYLCHLLQLAKKDGNPLDFEFVEHHKTPAFTFTSFGKESVWNVDGELFQAHQLSAQVFRGLINLFASGPEA
- the LOC107848076 gene encoding ceramide kinase isoform X3 (The sequence of the model RefSeq protein was modified relative to this genomic sequence to represent the inferred CDS: added 649 bases not found in genome assembly) gives rise to the protein MMERRSPNKNGNFLENNIQENVPFNCEDSIFSSNMFLDGDGEVIVTQNCAKLSWKSVESVLNGQDPSSCFSVSKSETTLYFSDIYSAEFVDWGLVREAAFLGQSFEMYRFTVRGVQKSKTQPSVLVPSSYTFGHKDSQTCQMWVNRINDLLKMDAERPKNLLVLVNPKSGKGLGCKVWETVALTFSQAKVKTKVTVTERAGQALDIMSSITSRELRSYDGVVAVGGDGFFNEILNGLLLSRHKCSYPPSPTELNHPVENNGSGLVLETNVDIRDPSDSGEDDSPLLKQSTNLTAEDLKFSFPNEKFRFGLIPAGSTDAIVICTTGARDAMTSALQIVLGKSVCLDIAQVVRWKKTSISKDEPSVRYAASFAGYGFYGDVITESEKYRWMGPKRYDYAGTKVFLSHRSYEAEVAYVEVESEKKNTGLEKASGGWTKGLWSLLKKSERVACRANCNICKTKAGHTSAKCPSLQPYSKDSRWLKSKGNFLSVGAAVISCRNEKAPDGLVADAHLSDGFLHLILIKDCPHACYLCHLLQLAKKDGNPLDFEFVEHHKTPAFTFTSFGKESVWNVDGELFQAHQLSAQVFRGLINLFASGPEA
- the LOC107848076 gene encoding ceramide kinase isoform X4 (The sequence of the model RefSeq protein was modified relative to this genomic sequence to represent the inferred CDS: added 649 bases not found in genome assembly), yielding MMERRSPNKNGNFLENNIQENVPFNCEDSIFSSNMFLDGDGEVIVTQNCAKLSWKSVESVLNGQDPSSCFSVSKSETTLYFSDIYSAEFVDWGLVREAAFLGQSFEMYRFTVRGVQKSKTQPSVLVPSSYTFGHKDSQTCQMWVNRINDLLKMDAERPKNLLVLVNPKSGKGLGCKVWETVALTFSQAKVKTKVTVTERAGQALDIMSSITSRELRSYDGVVAVGGDGFFNEILNGLLLSRHKCSYPPSPTELNHPVENNGSGLVLETNVDIRDPSDSGEDDSPLLKQSTNLTEDLKFSFPNEKFRFGLIPAGSTDAIVICTTGARDAMTSALQIVLGKSVCLDIAQVVRWKKTSISKDEPSVRYAASFAGYGFYGDVITESEKYRWMGPKRYDYAGTKVFLSHRSYEAEVAYVEVESEKKNTGLEKASGGWTKGLWSLLKKSERVACRANCNICKTKAGHTSAKCPSLQPYSKDSRWLKSKGNFLSVGAAVISCRNEKAPDGLVADAHLSDGFLHLILIKDCPHACYLCHLLQLAKKDGNPLDFEFVEHHKTPAFTFTSFGKESVWNVDGELFQAHQLSAQVFRGLINLFASGPEA